DNA sequence from the Colletotrichum higginsianum IMI 349063 chromosome 10, whole genome shotgun sequence genome:
TGTTGCATCTTCTTGGTTGACGGACTGCGTACTAAAAGGCGGGGGATGCGGAGAACGCGGGGTCCCCGCCATTCCAACGTGGCTAAGAATCCCGCGAAAACGCCGAATCCCGGACTCTCCGCTGCATTTAAACCGTGTCCGTGTCGCCGCCTTCCTTTAGACCTTGCCAACAAAAACAATTGTCTCATTGTTCCCAAGAAGAAACGAATGAGATAAAGCGTCGTCCATCGAGAACTTGTTTCTACCAAagacaccccccccccccccccccccactcaAATCATGACCGAAGCTACTGTTCTCATTGTTGGTGCAGGAACCTTCGGCACTTCCACTGCCTATCATCTTGCAAATACATACAAAGACCCTAGTCGTGTCACAGTCATCGACAGATGGGCTCCTTCATCTCCTACAAAAGCTGCAGCCGCCATAGATGTCAATCGTATCATATATACTGACTACACCAGCCCTTTGTACTGCAACCTCGCAAACGaggccatccatccatggTTCTGGAGCCAGGATCTCGGCCACTTCTTCCACAAGACCGGAATGATGGTTCTTGACGATCAAGGCAATGACTTTTCTGAACGCGTCCGACACACCCTTCAGCAGCGGGGGTCTGATTATACCAAAAATATCGATGTCTCACATACTGCAAAGCAATGGGAGGTGCTCAAGGGAATGAAGACGGACGATGTAGGAAAATCGTACTTCAACCCAGAAGCTGGTTGGGCCGACGCTGCACTGGCAACTGCCAACTTCATGACTGCCGCCGAAAAGAAAGGTGTCAGACGAGTGGTTGGCGAAGTTGAGGAGCTGTTGTTCGATGTCCAACGGCAAAGGCTGTTAGGTGTCCGTACCAGCGATGGTCGGAGATTTACAGCGGACCAGATCGTACTCGCAGCGGGGGCATGGACAAGCAGCATGCTTGCGCCAATCGAAGACGCGTTGCGAGTTCAAGCACAGGACCGCATCGAACGCCAGATACAGGCCGTAGGAAGGCTGTCGGTGTACTATACACTCTCAGCAGAATTGACGGACCGTATGTGCAAGACGAACATGCCGATCATCGCATATCGACAGCAAGCCATCTTGACACCTCCGTCATTTGAAAATCGAACCCTGAAGATCAATGACATCAGCACGGAATTTGTTAACATGGTTGCTACAAAATCTGGACACCAGATATCGGTTCCTTCAAACCGACTCCAGGAAGACGTCCCTGACAACCTCAAAACAAAGACGAACAACGCCTTGCAGTTGATGATACCTTGGTTCTCTTCAGAGCAAACTCCGGAACGATGGAGAGCTTGCTGGGATACGAAAACGCCAACTGGCGACTGGCTTCTGTGCAAGCATCCGCATCCGCAGTTGGAGAATCTATTTCTCACAGCCGGCGGCAATTTCAACAGCTACAAGTAAGTAAAGCCCGCGCTGGAACCCTGCAGTATAACTGACAGATAGAAACAGATCGATGCCGATTGTGGGTAAGTACGTGTGTAATATACTGAAGGGGAAAAGCAATGGGACCGAGAAAGACACAGCTTGGGGATGGAAGAGCGGGGAGACATTAAGAGACGGCGGCCGCAAACAAGAGTTGGGCTGCAAAGAGACAAATGGTGTTCGCCCAAACTTCGACGCCTACGGGAGCACTAGGTTTCCTTCCAGGTTGTAGTACATCGTACAGCACTTCGAATGGAATTTTCGTGAACTTGCATAAGCTCACTACTGAGACTACAAACTAATAATAAACACCAAACGTTGCAGCCGCGTCCTAGTGCTTGTGTGACTGCTCTAACTAAAATTCGCTTTTCTTAATGCTAATGCTCTCATGGTTCTTCTTGGAACCGTTTGATCCCTTGGCATACGGTCTAGCATGCTTGTTGTAGAAATGGTTAGAGGCCAAAAGAGAAAAGCAGTCTCAGAGGCTGTCATAGCACTTGACCAGCAGGGTTTTGCTTTCAATCCATCATTTGGGGGCAGGTTGCTGGCAGCGTTTCCGTTCGTTGTTATGAATTCTGGGCGACCAGTAACTGCAACAGGAGCAGCAGTCCTTGTTGCGCCCTGGACAACGTTATATCGGTGTCTCTGTGATCATAAGCCTAAAAAATGGCCGCCGTTTACCATTTATTACTCCCTTATTACCAGTATATGGTAGTCAGCGGACCACTTGAGTTGTGGCTGTTGATTCCTGCATCGACAAAAGCCGGGTCCTAAGGCCCAAGAGGTGTATGGAGATTCGTCACACATCGTCTCGCCTGCCGGCACGACTGTATTGGATATTCCAGGTGCTAGTCGCCTTGGCTCTCATTCTGTCAGGAAAAGTTCCTACAGGCCTATGGTTGCTACCGGTGGCATATTCACCTCGACTCCAATCCATGGCAATACTTTAGATCTGTCCTCGGTTATAGGTCTGTCTATCGTGACCCAAAACTAATTTTCAGGGGATCAAGTGTCATCACACAATTCGATATCGGAGAAATTTTGAGACCTTCATATCTGGTAGGCCTTTGCAGTGTGACCCAAGGAAAGTTTCCCAAGTAACAGGATCAAAACACCTTGTGATATGTTGATTGAAGGCCAGGCTACCTTCTCTGACAGCGGTAGAGCATAACTTGGGTTTAATTACCTAATCGGTAGGTGTAACATGAATATGAGCTAGAAAGGCCAAGCTGTGCCACAGCTGACATCCTTAATACACGTAAGAACTATGTTTTTATCTTATCCGTAGATTAGAACTTATTGAACACCCACTCTCAAGATGTTAAGTCTTCCACTGCACCTTGTCACCCCCCCCGTCAGCCGGGTTCGCATGGTGCAACAAACTTCAAGGTACATCGATTCGGCCTTACCTTGAGATCCGTAAAGCTTGCCCTTGTGACCTGTTAGGCCAAGTCATGTAATAGAGTAGAATTTGTATGGGGGCTTGGAACTCTAGTATATGTGCCACTCTCTACCAGACAGGTATTTGATAACTTATTATGAGTAGTTCATGTTTACTCTTCCCCTCGGCGATCTGCCCACCAGGGTATAACACACCAGACAGAGCACGAAAGTTTTAGTTTGAAGTTACATCCACCAGCACAAGTGATCCTATTAATACAAGAGGGTTGTCCTCTGGGCTCTcgccttttccttcttttgcACAACACTCCTTACCGCTGTTCATCCTTTCTCTTCTGTTTGTACACCATCGCACTCAGGAAAACATGTCGTTCCTTACGGACACATGCTACTCGCAAGAGGAGTGTATTGACGCTGTTCGAGATTTCTACAGCTTCCTTAC
Encoded proteins:
- a CDS encoding Fructosyl amino acid oxidase, yielding MTEATVLIVGAGTFGTSTAYHLANTYKDPSRVTVIDRWAPSSPTKAAAAIDVNRIIYTDYTSPLYCNLANEAIHPWFWSQDLGHFFHKTGMMVLDDQGNDFSERVRHTLQQRGSDYTKNIDVSHTAKQWEVLKGMKTDDVGKSYFNPEAGWADAALATANFMTAAEKKGVRRVVGEVEELLFDVQRQRLLGVRTSDGRRFTADQIVLAAGAWTSSMLAPIEDALRVQAQDRIERQIQAVGRLSVYYTLSAELTDRMCKTNMPIIAYRQQAILTPPSFENRTLKINDISTEFVNMVATKSGHQISVPSNRLQEDVPDNLKTKTNNALQLMIPWFSSEQTPERWRACWDTKTPTGDWLLCKHPHPQLENLFLTAGGNFNSYKSMPIVGKYVCNILKGKSNGTEKDTAWGWKSGETLRDGGRKQELGCKETNGVRPNFDAYGSTRFPSRL